Part of the Montipora foliosa isolate CH-2021 chromosome 13, ASM3666993v2, whole genome shotgun sequence genome is shown below.
CTTCTATAAACGCCAGTTCTACCTATGtttctcagcgtcaagggaagaTAAAGGTCAACTTTCCGTCGAGTGGATGGGGGaactcactgcagaaaatgcctTTTTTCTCCCGTGCCGAGATGGATAAATTTGTTGCACTTACTGGAAAGAGTTTGGGCTGTGCCGGTAAGAAATCTGTTCCAACCGGGCTCAAGAAAGCTACAACATTTCTAAAGGATGAATATCTTAAGGAAATTGAAAGCTACAGTGACCAAATATACTTTTTTATGCGTTGTAAATGTTACCACTCCTTTCGAAAAAACGATCCCCCTCATAATGTATTTTTAGCATTATGCATTGTCTCAGGTGAAGTGAAAGATTCCAAATGCTCATGTGTTGCGGGTTCCTTGGGCTACTGCAATCATTCTTTAGCCTTAATGCTGAAGGCTTGTAAATTTAGTCTATATGCGTCCCAAAATACTAAAGACTTAGAACATGAAGGTGATCAGATCCCAGAGCGAGCATGCACCTCAAAACTTCAAACTTGGCATCAAAAAGGTCGCGGCGAAACCATCTATCCTCAGCCTGTTATGGATGTCGTTGTTTCAAAAACCAAACTGGGAGATTCAAAACGTGGAAACGAAGGAATTCATTCTCTCCTTTACGAGGCAAGAAATAATGTAATGTACAACAGTGCAGAGGAGCAAAAATTCAAGCAGGCAATCAGAGATATAAACCCTCAAATGGGCCTTGCTCAAATTGttactcttgggagtgaaaagCATCTGAAAGAAACCAGATTCGGGCATAGTCCAGTGGGCTCTTGTGTAAGCTACCAGCTAACCCACACAGAGTCCaactttaatgtttgttttgatatttcctCTGTGCCTCGAGGGAGGAAAAATAACCAGCCATTAACTTATCCCAGGTTTCCCTTACGAGATCATGGACCGCCAACAGTTCAAAACAATCAGCTAACAGCTGCAGAGAGGAACTTTTATGAATCACTATGCATTAATGAGGACATTGTCAATACTATTGAGAATGAGACCAGAGATCAGTCACATTCTGAAAGGTGGAAGCTTGAGCGAAAGTACCGTTTTACAGCATCTCAGTTTTATCTAATTTCCCACAGACAACGCAGTCATGATAAATTTGCTCAAGAAATCATGTGTCCAAAGACATTCCACTCTAGACACACAGCTCATGGGATTAAATATGAGCCAGTAGCGATCGACAGGTATCACAAATACATGCACAGTCAAAAAACACCAGTACATGTTTTCAAAAGTGGATTTGTTGTATGCACTAATTCTCCAATTCTGGGGTGCTCTCCAGATGGAAAGGTAATAGACCCCAACTGTGAAGATCCCTTTGGTCTACTTGAAGTCAAGTGCCCAGAAACAAAGTTTCAAGTGAGTCCCCTTGATGCCTGCTCAGACCCCAAGTTCTTTTGTGAGAGGGTTGGGAACATGTGCAAGCTGAAAAGAACCCATGCTTACTATGCCCAAGTTCAAGGTCAAATGGGCTGTACTGGTGCACAATGGTGTGATTTTGTTGTTTACACCAAAAAAGGAATGTCAGTTGAAAGAATCTCCTTTGACAGAGGTTACTGGGTTGAGCTTCAGGAGAAACTTTGGCAATATTATTTCACACATTTTAAGTATGCTGCAGCTGAATTTGCACCATCATGTACAGAAGCTGTTGTGGTTTGTCATTCTACAACAGCATCATAATCAAACATTTAGAGCATATCTCACAGTGATTTGATAATTATCCTAAGGAGCAAATCTAATAGAGTTGAAGCTCAAAGACAGTGTAAAGTTTAAGTCTGTATCAGAATCACAAACCActcattagttttcatttttacaGGGCTGGTCAAAAGGCATACTGGAGTGGGTCATTACTTCTTTGATCCTTCAAAAAGTTGTGGGCTGTGTAATTTTTGACTTGACATAAGGTGTGGGTTATCTTCTTTTCCCATCTAGGGGGGAGGTCATCTATTTTCTGACCTGCATTTTGGGGTCAGTCAGCTTGTCTTATTACAAAGGAAGGGGTTAGGTTACGTGCTCAGGTCCACCCCCTGTAATTTTTGACCATTCCTGTAAAGGTATCATAATCATTTCAGCGAttgtgtatttcattgaaaggaAATACAAAGCTCCCGAGACCTCGACAGTGAATATTACTACAACACACCCTTATTTAGCCAAACCATTGAACATTATAACAATGCAAGTTTCAAGGTGTCAATACAAATTAATCCTCTAATCGTCTAAAGCTTCATATTGTGTCAGCTTGTTAAGATAGGGTCTTGAATGTTGCAGAGAAATGCACAAACAGACCACATTTGATTTGCAACACCAAAGAGATTCAGTGGGATAACGCTATCCCATATATGAAAAttcttaattttattaattgcCCGTTCAACATGGATACGGAGTCGTGCAATCTCCTGAGTTCTTACAACATCTTCCGGGGGCATTTGTGTGGATGTTCCCAGGAATGGTGGAATGTTCAAAGACACACCTAAAGGTAAGATGTCACTTATAGTAAAACCTTTATCTGCCATCACAGAGTCTCCTTCAGTAAATGGCAGGTCAAGTATGCCTGACCTTTCTACAATTTCTCTGTCTGACATACTACCTGTATACAGTTGGCTTATGAATGTAATGGCACCAGATGGAGAGATTCCCACTAGCCCCTTTAGTGTAGTATGATTCTTGTAGGTACTGAACAACTCACTATTCAGCAACAAGCTACTGGGCATTGCACACTTCACTTCTGTACAGTCAATAATAACGCGTGTACTGGGATATGCCTTCCTGAAGTCTTCAGGCATTGTTGTGTTAATGGCTTCTCTTGATGGCCAAATGTTAACCACTCCAAATCGAAGATACATAAAATTGATCCAACTAATAATGATCCTACTAATAGTTGCCTGAGAAACATTAAACAGGTGGGAAAGGTGGGTTTCTGCAAATCCCTGTCTCAAGCGACACAAAGTGAGAAAAAATTCTTCTTGTGGTTTGAGTGATCTTGGTCTACCTCTCTTTACACCTAATTGCGCTGGAGTCTCGTAATGTTCTGAGGGTATCTCATTATCACATGACAACCAGTATCTGACATTTTCTCCATTATCTCCCGGGTCTAAATATTCAAAGGATGCCAGGAATACTTTGTAGTTAGGAAAACCTGTATAAAATAACATTGCCTCATCAGAGGTAAACCGACTAAGTGAGAAGACATTTGACTGAAGTGCTTCATTTTTGTCTTCTAACTCTGAAACTGCCTTTTCGAGATCTGCGCATTTGTTTTCAAGTAGCCTTAATTGTTTGAGGGTTTCATTATTAAAAAGATCTTTTTCAGTGGAAGGCATTTCATCAAGGCTGGTACTGGCGGCTCCTAAGGTAATGGTTTCGTTAGTACCTGTTTCAGGAATATCGTTTACAGCTTCAGGTGTTTTGCTGAGTAATATTTTAGGCCCCGAAGACACTGAAAAACACTCTTTTTCTGGGACAGATTTCGGCCTGTCTTTTCGCTTTTGTTGATAAGGCCTTTCGGTAGGGGGCGGCCGCTTTCGTGGTGAAGTTTGTTTCCAAGCAAATATCGACGGAACTGCACTTGTCTTCAGAGACATTCGTCCACCAAGACCCTTCGATATGTCACTGAGCTTGAAATGCAACGAACACACTTTCGATGCCCCGGAGATGCGAAAAAATCTACCAACATCTCTACGTATAGCATGTATCCATCGTTTTTTCATTTCCTCTTCGTCTGGAAACTTAAAGAATCCAATTTGTTCCCCTTTTGGTCCAACACGCCCTCTTTGTGTGCACAATGGTACACAGCAGTGAATGTTTGACTTCAACGCCATGTTTCTTACGATGCCTCCTTAGCCTCGTTTTGGTGAACTCGGCTCAGGGCTCAACCGCGcgtccgccatttatgaataaggtgtcataattttgtttcccgagaatctcgatggcgcagccgagggaaacaaaatgaactgtttcccgagggaccagtcattaagtgatttgttatatagcacaaaaagaaaaacgtgcaacgcCAATAGCAAACGCGGTcatcggtcaacattcgcgggtaacagtacACTGTTaacctctgacgtcatagatttttcactgttgcccgctcagagacttttggtgGGAAACAGGTTTagtgttagatgtcatgtgacctcgaagtaaccaatgagcgCGCGCGCGGTTTGGGGAAAAAGATTCAGAACAAAATTATAGTGTTTAGTATGGAGACCCAGGGTCACCAACATGTCGGCCGGAAATCAGTGGCTCTCTCAAAAGATTTTTCTCTCtgctaaacttgaaaacattcgcACAGACACTTCTCTTTAACATATTGGTTATTCAGAACTTGGCACTACATATAATGACATATTACCCGGTATGTTAACAACACAGTatatatactgtaacattttaagccactaACTATGGTCTGTATACAAACTATATACCGTCTGTAACTATAAATACGCCGTTGAAAACACAAGGCGAATCGATATTTTCGTGTACGTGACATGTTTCTCAGAAGTAATCCAAATGTCacgcattttaaaaaaaatgaaattcaaacTACTCTATTTTCCAAAAAAGCATGCTCCTGAGCTGAAAATAGGCCAGCAGATATGTCTTTTACCCGATGAAGGTAAAAAACCAAGATCCCTGGGGTCCTTGCAAGCTCACTTCCGGTAAGAACTAAATTGTTGCATGACGGGAATAATATAACGTaaagaaaaatggctgccacaATCAAAGATCACGAAGAGGATACCGCGAAACGAAAACACCTTAAAGCTGTTTTGGTAAACAAGTTAGAGGGATGTAGCGATATAGTTAATATGGCTGTTACAATTCCACATGAAGATGCAGTTATTAGCATTTCAGATGACAAGTAAGGCAGAAATAAATACATGATTTAAAAGGGCATCATCTGTTTATGTTTATCATTTCGAAAAGTTTCTACCAGCTGAAATTGTGGAAATGTTGATTTACTTTTCTTTGACGATTTCTAATTGATAGGAGTATAAGACTTTGGATAAAACGAGAAAGTGGGCAGTATTGGCCAAGCATTTGTCATTATATGGAATGTAAGTGTTGGCCGTGCTTGCAATGGTGTGAGTGCAATCTTTTTGATAAACTTATGTTTATCATAAGTGACACAATATTTTTGCACCGCGTAATAGAAAATGCTTAATTATTTTCATCTCCGTTTCTGGGCCTTGTGTTTCTCTCTTAAGATTCTCGTTTCAATGTCATTTAAGCATTTATCAATGATGTAACTAGCCACTCGATCGTACAAATTGATCTACAAGATTTACacttttttgtattttccttTACCTTTCTATTGTCGATCGCTTCCAATTGGTATTAAGTGTCATGGCCTTGAATTATCTCATATTACATTCCTTCAATAATGTGAATTTTGCTTGCAGCGGCATGTTCAGCATTAGATTATCAAGGAACGAGTAGAAGATTGTTTGTTGGACTGGGAAGTGGCACTATTTCAGTAAGtgaacaatgttttgtttgcattttcttATTAGACCATTTTATGGATACGGCGGtcattttgaaatccattgtttcaaatagctattatgggattccAAGGGGGCAAATTACGTTCACGCTGATAAGGAACATGGTTTTGCTTAATTAATCACATCATGTCTTGcacttattattattgatgaccAAAAAGTTCTGACATATGTGTTTATGAATCACATTAATGATGCTTCATGGGTTATGGTTTTGAATTCTAGAAGTTTTTTGTGAGCAAA
Proteins encoded:
- the LOC137981899 gene encoding uncharacterized protein, which gives rise to MCPKTFHSRHTAHGIKYEPVAIDRYHKYMHSQKTPVHVFKSGFVVCTNSPILGCSPDGKVIDPNCEDPFGLLEVKCPETKFQVSPLDACSDPKFFCERVGNMCKLKRTHAYYAQVQGQMGCTGAQWCDFVVYTKKGMSVERISFDRGYWVELQEKLWQYYFTHFKYAAAEFAPSCTEAVVVCHSTTAS
- the LOC137982861 gene encoding uncharacterized protein, which encodes MALKSNIHCCVPLCTQRGRVGPKGEQIGFFKFPDEEEMKKRWIHAIRRDVGRFFRISGASKVCSLHFKLSDISKGLGGRMSLKTSAVPSIFAWKQTSPRKRPPPTERPYQQKRKDRPKSVPEKECFSVSSGPKILLSKTPEAVNDIPETGTNETITLGAASTSLDEMPSTEKDLFNNETLKQLRLLENKCADLEKAVSELEDKNEALQSNVFSLSRFTSDEAMLFYTGFPNYKVFLASFEYLDPGDNGENVRYWLSCDNEIPSEHYETPAQLGVKRGRPRSLKPQEEFFLTLCRLRQGFAETHLSHLFNVSQATISRIIISWINFMYLRFGVVNIWPSREAINTTMPEDFRKAYPSTRVIIDCTEVKCAMPSSLLLNSELFSTYKNHTTLKGLVGISPSGAITFISQLYTGSMSDREIVERSGILDLPFTEGDSVMADKGFTISDILPLGVSLNIPPFLGTSTQMPPEDVVRTQEIARLRIHVERAINKIKNFHIWDSVIPLNLFGVANQMWSVCAFLCNIQDPILTS